One Halostella limicola genomic window carries:
- a CDS encoding molecular chaperone TorD family protein, which yields MTTDPDRENGTNGAGSTAAEAEAPVAELDPDAGARGAAYALLARAFGHPEEPFYDALSRGSVAAQFESLFDETTLDVDAPAPTTDDDYETLCARYNDLFVVGHAEYEDRTDGTVNSTGPPVPLYESAYRSDVSWNDVNLDLARAYDYYDLGVDESDRDHHDHLRLQLEFAGYLARRESLEGEGADAARLDFLDRHLRVITEGVVERLDEEPGTGAYGDLAALLDAFTAADRADLVTRVEG from the coding sequence ATGACGACGGATCCGGACCGAGAGAACGGGACGAACGGGGCGGGGAGCACGGCGGCGGAGGCCGAGGCACCGGTCGCCGAGCTCGACCCGGACGCCGGCGCGCGCGGGGCGGCGTACGCCCTGCTGGCGCGGGCGTTCGGCCACCCGGAGGAGCCGTTCTACGACGCGCTCAGTCGGGGGAGCGTCGCCGCGCAGTTCGAGTCGCTGTTCGACGAGACGACGCTCGACGTCGACGCCCCCGCCCCGACGACGGACGACGACTACGAGACGCTGTGTGCCCGGTACAACGACCTGTTCGTCGTCGGGCACGCGGAGTACGAGGACCGCACCGACGGGACGGTGAACTCGACGGGGCCGCCCGTACCGCTGTACGAGTCCGCGTACCGCAGCGACGTGTCGTGGAACGACGTCAACCTCGACCTGGCGAGGGCGTACGACTACTACGACCTCGGCGTCGACGAGTCCGACCGGGACCACCACGACCACCTGCGGCTCCAACTGGAGTTCGCCGGCTACCTCGCCCGGCGGGAGTCCCTCGAGGGCGAAGGGGCGGACGCCGCCCGGCTCGACTTCCTCGACCGGCACCTGCGGGTGATCACGGAGGGCGTCGTCGAGCGCCTCGACGAGGAGCCGGGGACGGGCGCGTACGGCGACCTCGCCGCGCTGCTCGACGCGTTCACGGCCGCCGACCGGGCCGACCTCGTGACGAGGGTGGAGGGGTGA
- a CDS encoding ethylbenzene dehydrogenase-related protein, with the protein MSERSSAADGRRSLVAVAVALTLVTVAAVVPALVGARPANEVPVTELPDADDSLSEPTGDAWERTPAKEIALASAPSGAPNANDTSIESVSVRAAYTDERLFVRLSWDDPSRDGNVSPANATPQVNSFADAAAVQLPADAGANPGIAMGSDRTPVNVWYWSGATGGQELLAGGPGTTTPIGSVGSNASYEDGRWHVVYARNRTADAENRTSFDGDEDVRVAFAVWNGNNSERAGQKAVSEWQYLALGPGPEGPPYETILWAVAGLAIAAVVVATVVGVRRT; encoded by the coding sequence ATGAGCGAGCGATCGAGCGCCGCGGACGGGCGGCGGTCGCTGGTCGCCGTCGCCGTCGCGCTGACTCTCGTCACGGTCGCCGCCGTCGTCCCGGCGCTCGTCGGGGCGCGGCCGGCCAACGAGGTGCCGGTGACCGAACTCCCGGACGCCGACGACTCGCTCTCGGAGCCGACCGGCGACGCGTGGGAGCGGACGCCCGCGAAGGAGATCGCGCTCGCCAGCGCGCCCAGCGGCGCCCCGAACGCCAACGACACGTCCATCGAGTCGGTGTCGGTCCGCGCCGCCTACACCGACGAGCGGCTGTTCGTCCGCCTGAGCTGGGACGATCCGTCGCGCGACGGCAACGTCTCCCCGGCGAACGCGACGCCGCAGGTGAACTCGTTCGCGGACGCCGCCGCCGTCCAGTTGCCGGCGGACGCCGGCGCGAACCCGGGCATCGCGATGGGCAGCGACCGCACGCCCGTCAACGTCTGGTACTGGAGCGGCGCGACCGGCGGCCAGGAACTGCTCGCCGGGGGGCCGGGGACAACGACCCCGATAGGGTCGGTCGGGAGCAACGCCAGCTACGAGGATGGCCGATGGCACGTCGTGTACGCCCGCAACCGCACCGCGGACGCGGAGAACCGCACGAGCTTCGACGGGGACGAGGACGTCCGGGTCGCCTTCGCGGTGTGGAACGGGAACAACTCCGAGCGGGCCGGCCAGAAGGCGGTCAGCGAGTGGCAGTACCTCGCGCTCGGGCCGGGACCGGAGGGGCCGCCGTACGAGACGATCCTGTGGGCGGTCGCCGGCCTGGCCATCGCCGCGGTGGTCGTCGCGACGGTCGTCGGCGTACGGAGGACCTGA